From one Montipora capricornis isolate CH-2021 chromosome 10, ASM3666992v2, whole genome shotgun sequence genomic stretch:
- the LOC138020828 gene encoding uncharacterized protein, translated as MCSTLTRSCTVNLSSTHVLKIESTEISDMKDDLQKFWDLETLGIKEHETLVYDKFSNDITFTGKRYQVKLPFKDTHPMLPDNYTVALRRLTTTIKKLKNQPEILKQYDGVIREQLHSGVVEMVPQDQIPPPGDVHYLPHRTVVRLDRDTTKVRVVYDASSKVFGPSLNDCLHIGPSLNPLLFDILLRFRNHEVALTADIEKAFLNIEIDPEHRDFVRFLWVEDPNKEIPEVMVLRFARVVFGVNSSPFILNATIRHHLNTCLPVDSALARELLKSLYVDDYVSGNGDVDIVFKLAKKIKLCLKSGGFNMRKWSSNSESLLKSLEQDEAFSDDFEKSNGPRVEEEDESFSKSVFKQSTEKEQKVLGMLWNPTQDELIYDLSKTLGDVDAQPATKRLGLIAPVILPFKMMFQKLCKAGKDWDELVDAELNHQWLATLSDLRHAGRVSFKRCYAKGLNGDKVSSVQLHCFADASEKAYGAVVYMRVEYEARVECQIVSSKTRVSPLAKQAIPRLELLSNLTATRLLNSVSQALDDVKIDDIFNWTDSMISLWWITNTDKEYKQFVENRVAEIRRNSRPEQLRYCPTAANPADIASRGIKSTELKESSLWLHGPDFLSKSSEQWPVQPTVVQAREDLSELKSFKPAVSSLVTTCVEGKEEEASLDNLINLENFSSLTKLLRMTVLVLLFIEKLKRTRSREGTEEDFTKLYRQAEMLWIRHVQQEIPKSDKYPQMKSSLGLYRDEEGILRCRGRISMSSLPYDTRFPILLPRSQYFTKLVILKCHDQVMHNGVAETLVQVRSRYWIVKGRQTVKSIINKCVLCKKLEGRPYGTPPTSQLPGFRLSDEFAFTSIGVDFAGPVYVKDIYHKSDDMNKAYIVLYTCASNRAVHLDVVPRLTTEAFVRSFRRFIARRGVPNLVVSDNGSTFKSEELKKLLADHRIEWKFNVALAPWWGGFFERLVRSTKRCLKKTLGTARVSYEELLSVVVEIEGILNSRPLTYVGDELRSPLTPSQLVIGRRLLSKEEKTPSEAPQTRSELSRRAKYLTTVLSQFWRRWQKEYLTELRVHHKGQLKNRQPTVNVGDVVCIHKDRTPRLLWNMGVVKALITGRDGFHRAAVVRTRSGDRVIDVTRPLKKLFPVETGLGVHERQKGNTDFPITFVGNTEQEHVAEH; from the coding sequence ATGTGCTCAACATTGACAAGGTCATGCACTGTGAATCTGAGTTCCACGCATGTGTTAAAGATAGAGTCCACAGAGATAAGTGATATGAAGGATGATCTGCAGAAATTTTGGGACTTAGAAACTTTGGGCATTAAGGAACATGAAACTCTAGTCTATGACAAGTTCTCAAATGACATCACATTTACTGGAAAGAGATACCAGGTCAAGTTACCTTTCAAGGATACTCACCCCATGTTACCAGACAATTATACAGTGGCATTGCGTAGACTGACAACAACAATCAAGAAGCTCAAGAACCAACCAGAAATTCTGAAGCAGTATGATGGTGTGATTAGAGAGCAACTGCACAGTGGTGTGGTTGAAATGGTACCACAAGATCAAATACCACCGCCTGGAGATGTCCACTATCTTCCACACAGGACAgtagtgagacttgacagagaTACAACTAAGGTCAGAGTTGTATACGATGCCTCATCTAAAGTGTTTGGGCCTAGTTTAAATGACTGTCTGCACATTGGACCTTCTCTTAATCCCTTGTTATTTGACATTTTGCTGAGGTTCAGAAACCATGAAGTTGCCCTAACTGCAGACATTGAGAAGGCGTTTTTGAACATTGAGATTGATCCTGAACACAGGGACTTTGTGAGATTTTTATGGGTTGAAGATCCGAATAAGGAAATTCCAGAAGTCATGGTACTACGTTTTGCACGTGTGGTATTTGGTGTAAACTCAAGTCCTTTCATTCTAAATGCCACAATCAGACACCATTTGAACACATGTTTGCCAGTGGACAGTGCACTTGCAAGAGAGCTGTTGAAGTCTTTATATGTTGATGACTATGTGTCTGGAAATGGTGACGTGGATATTGTGTTCAAATTGGCTAAGAAGATAAAGCTCTGTCTTAAGTCAGGAGGCTTCAATATGAGAAAGTGGAGTAGCAATTCAGAAAGTCTGCTGAAATCACTGGAACAAGATGAAGCTTTCAGTGATGACTTTGAAAAGAGCAATGGACCTagagtagaagaagaagacgaaagcTTCTCTAAATCAGTTTTCAAGCAAAGTACAGAAAAGGAGCAAAAGGTTTTGGGAATGCTTTGGAACCCAACCCAAGATGAACTGATTTATGATCTGAGCAAGACATTGGGAGATGTAGATGCCCAACCAGCAACAAAAAGATTGGGGTTGATAGCTCCGGTCATTCTTCCATTTAAGATGATGTTTCAGAAACTTTGCAAGGCTGGAAAAGACTGGGACGAGTTGGTCGATGCTGAACTCAATCACCAGTGGCTGGCGACTCTATCGGATTTGAGACATGCTGGAAGAGTGAGCTTTAAGAGATGCTATGCTAAGGGATTGAATGGAGACAAGGTCAGTTCAGTCCAACTTCACTGTTTTGCTGACGCATCGGAAAAGGCTTATGGAGCTGTGGTCTACATGAGAGTAGAGTATGAGGCGAGGGTGGAATGTCAGATAGTATCTTCGAAGACAAGAGTTTCACCATTAGCTAAACAAGCTATCCCTCGTCTGGAGTTGCTGTCCAACTTAACTGCGACCAGATTGTTGAACAGCGTGAGTCAAGCATTAGACGACGTAAAAATTGACGATATTTTCAACTGGACAGATTCCATGATTTCGCTGTGGTGGATCACAAACACTGATAAGGAGTACAAGCAGTTTGTCGAGAACCGAGTGGCCGAAATTCGAAGGAATTCACGCCCTGAGCAGTTGAGGTACTGTCCCACAGCAGCCAATCCAGCTGATATAGCGTCCAGAGGAATCAAGTCTACTGAGTTGAAAGAAAGCAGCCTGTGGTTACATGGACCCGACTTCCTGTCTAAGAGTAGTGAACAGTGGCCAGTTCAACCGACAGTTGTACAAGCCAGAGAAGATTTAAGCGAACTGAAATCCTTTAAACCAGCTGTTTCCAGCTTAGTCACCACGTGCGTTGAAGGGAAGGAAGAAGAAGCGAGTCTAGATAACTTAATCAATCTTGAGAACTTTAGTTCTTTAACCAAGCTTCTAAGAATGACTGTGTTGGTTCTGTTGTTTATTGAGAAATTGAAGAGGACGAGGTCCCGAGAAGGAACGGAAGAAGATTTTACGAAATTATACAGACAAGCAGAGATGTTGTGGATTAGGCACGTTCAGCAAGAGATCCCAAAAAGCGACAAGTATCCACAGATGAAGTCATCATTAGGACTTTATCGAGACGAAGAAGGGATACTACGATGTCGAGGAAGAATTAGCATGTCTTCCCTACCGTACGATACACGATTTCCGATACTGTTGCCGAGAAGTCAATATTTCACTAAGTTGGTGATTCTCAAGTGCCATGATCAAGTGATGCACAATGGAGTGGCAGAGACCTTGGTTCAAGTTAGGTCACGGTATTGGATTGTGAAGGGCAGACAAACGGTGAAGAGTATAATCAACAAGTGCGTACTgtgcaagaaacttgaaggtCGTCCATATGGAACGCCACCTACCTCTCAACTTCCAGGGTTCAGATTGTCCGACGAATTTGCATTTACAAGTATAGGAGTTGACTTTGCGGGCCCTGTTTATGTCAAGGACATTTATCACAAGAGTGATGATATGAACAAGGCATACATCGTGTTATACACATGTGCCTCCAATCGTGCAGTTCATCTTGACGTCGTCCCGAGGTTGACAACCGAAGCTTTCGTGAGAAGTTTTAGAAGGTTCATTGCCAGACGAGGTGTTCCAAATCTTGTAGTGTCAGATAATGGATCCACTTTCAAGAGTGAAGAGCTGAAGAAGTTGTTAGCAGACCACCGCATAGAATGGAAATTTAATGTCGCGTTAGCTCCTTGGTGGGGAGGATTTTTTGAACGTCTCGTTAGATCAACTAAACGCTGTCTCAAGAAAACCTTAGGAACCGCGAGAGTCAGCTATGAAGAATTGCTCTCTGTTGTTGTGGAAATAGAGGGAATACTGAATTCACGACCTCTCACGTACGTGGGTGATGAATTACGAAGTCCATTGACGCCGTCACAATTGGTTATTGGTCGTCGCCTGTTgagtaaagaagagaaaactcccTCGGAAGCGCCTCAGACCAGAAGTGAATTGTCAAGACGTGCGAAGTATCTGACAACTGTTCTGTCGCAGTTTTGGAGACGTTGGCAGAAGGAGTACTTGACAGAGTTACGTGTCCATCATAAAGGCCAACTGAAAAATAGGCAACCAACTGTCAATGTAGGAGACGTTGTTTGCATTCACAAGGACAGGACGCCGAGACTATTGTGGAATATGGGAGTGGTCAAAGCCCTCATTACAGGACGAGATGGATTTCACCGAGCAGCAGTGGTGAGAACTCGAAGTGGAGATCGAGTAATCGACGTGACAAGACCCTTAAAGAAGTTGTTTCCTGTAGAAACTGGGTTAGGAGTACATGAACGTCAGAAAGGGAACACTGATTTTCCAATTACCTTTGTGGGGAACACTGAACAAGAACACGTAGCTGAACATTAA
- the LOC138020829 gene encoding uncharacterized protein has product MNIDKKRKIRDAHRTFVYKTVGNVEKFLTEHVGDLTSFREKLTALKALLTEKLETTKKLDEAILELTKPKELEKEIENSGEFCEHVYSILAKIDLSLEKGKHGKPHATNQENSSTRNTESAKVKLPKLELKSFSGNYQEWQGFWDTFQSAVDENTGISAIEKFTYLKSCVTSNAESAIAGLPLTADNYKVAIDILKDRFGKPQLLISNYMDALLKLPSVNSVHETKRLRELFDKIEINIRGLNALGVESRSFGNLLVPVVMEKIPSELRLVVSRKFGSEDSWNLDALLSALKTELEARERFTPMKTSGANANTPRFEQYRARRKQPHSASALYTGSEEFTQQCVFCKKNHKSINCMTITEPKARRTILRRNGKCFVCLKGGHISTNCPSKAKCFNCEGRHHVTICERIRNIPTSRNVVSDEATPHVSGSSQDRGREAGTSAMHVSNNAKHLFADQITNNLD; this is encoded by the coding sequence ATGAATATcgacaagaaaaggaaaatacgAGATGCACACAGGACCTTTGTGTACAAAACAGTGGGGAATGTGGAGAAATTTTTGACAGAACACGTGGGAGATTTAACATCGTTCAGGGAAAAGTTAACGGCTCTGAAAGCCTTGTTGACCGAAAAATTGGAAACGACCAAAAAGCTGGATGAAGCAATATTAGAGCTCACCAAACCAAAGGAACTGgagaaagaaatagaaaattcTGGTGAGTTTTGTGAGCACGTTTACAGTATTTTAGCGAAAATCGATTTGAGTTTGGAGAAAGGGAAACATGGCAAACCCCATGCGACAAATCAGGAAAATAGTAGTACCAGAAATACCGAAAGCGCAAAAGTGAAACTACCTAAACTCGAACTCAAATCCTTTTCGGGAAATTATCAAGAATGGCAGGGTTTCTGGGACACATTTCAATCTGCTGTCGATGAAAATACTGGCATCTCGGCCATTGAAAAATTCACCTATCTGAAGAGTTGTGTAACAAGCAATGCTGAATCCGCAATTGCTGGACTGCCTCTGACCGCAGACAATTATAAAGTAGCCATTGACATTCTTAAGGACCGATTTGGTAAACCGCAGTTGCTGATATCAAATTATATGGATGCCTTATTGAAACTTCCATCTGTcaattcagtgcatgaaacaaAGAGATTACGTGAATTGTTTGACAAGATTGAAATCAACATTCGAGGTTTGAATGCGTTAGGAGTTGAATCACGGTCCTTTGGGAATTTATTGGTCCCAGTCGTGATGGAAAAAATCCCCTCAGAGTTACGATTGGTTGTAAGCCGTAAGTTTGGCAGTGAGGATTCATGGAATCTTGATGCCTTGTTGAGTGCACTGAAAACTGAATTGGAAGCCAGGGAAAGATTTACTCCAATGAAAACAAGTGGTGCAAATGCCAATACACCCAGGTTTGAACAGTACAGAGCAAGACGCAAACAACCCCATTCTGCCTCTGCCCTTTATACAGGCAGTGAGGAATTTACTCAACAATGTGTTTTTTGCAAGAAGAATCACAAATCCATTAACTGCATGACCATCACTGAACCGAAAGCTAGGAGAACAATACTGAGACGAAATGGCAAGTGTTTTGTGTGCCTGAAGGGTGGCCATATCTCCACAAATTGTCCGTCAAAGGCAAAATGCTTTAACTGTGAAGGTAGACACCATGTAACCATTTGTGAAAGAATAAGGAACATTCCAACATCCAGGAATGTAGTTAGTGACGAGGCAACACCACATGTATCTGGATCATCTCAAGATAGGGGCAGAGAGGCTGGAACTTCAGCAATGCACGTTAGCAACAATGCCAAGCATTTGTTTGCAGACCAGATAACCAACAACTTGGATTGA